The Panicum hallii strain FIL2 chromosome 9, PHallii_v3.1, whole genome shotgun sequence genome has a window encoding:
- the LOC112873470 gene encoding pantoate--beta-alanine ligase-like isoform X1 — protein sequence MAAVAGEPEVIRDKAAMRAWARRRRAEGKTVALVPTMGFLHDGHLSLVSAAAAASATGPVAVVVSIYVNPSQFAPTEDLATYPSDLAGDLRKLAATGAVAAVFCPPDLYVRAGAGGSGGAVSCLEEASCGDGHETWIRVERLEKGLCGSRRPVFFRGVATVVAKLFNIVEPDIAVFGKKDYQQWRVICRMVRDLDFAIDIIGSEIVREADGLAMSSRNVHLSHEEREKALSIHRSLVNAKTAALNGNNHSEQIKDQIVQTLTEAGGQVDYVEIVEQENLVALERIDRPAAICVAAWFGKVRLIDNMEIQTHHPDGGASI from the exons atggcggcggtggcgggcgaGCCGGAGGTGATCCGTGacaaggccgcgatgcgcgcgtgggcgcgccgccgccgcgctgagGGCAAGACCGTCGCGCTCGTCCCAACCATGGGCTTCCTCCACGACGGCCACCTCTCCctcgtctccgccgccgccgcggcgtccgcTACCGGccccgtcgccgtcgtcgtctcCATCTACGTCAACCCCAGCCAGTTCGCCCCCACCGAGGACCTCGCCACCTACCCCTCCGACCTCGCCGGGGACCTCCGCAAGCTCGCCGCCaccggcgccgtcgccgccgtcttCTGCCCCCCGGACCTCTAcgtccgcgccggcgccggcggctccGGGGGCGCGGTGTCATGCCTGGAGGAGGCCAGCTGTGGGGACGGGCACGAGACGTGGATCCGGGTGGAGCGGCTGGAGAAGGGGCTGTGCGGGAGCCGCAGGCCCGTCTTCTTCCGCGGCGTGGCTACCGTCGTCGCCAAGCTCTTCAACATCGTCGAGCCGGACATCGCCGTGTTCGGGAAGAAGGATTATCAGCAGTGGCGCGTCATCTGCCGGATG GTTCGTGATCTTGATTTTGCCATAGACATCATTGGCTCAGAAATAGTGCGAGAAGCTGATGGTCTTGCAATGAGCTCTCGCAACGTACACCTATCACACGAGGAAAGGGAGAAG GCGTTGTCCATCCATAGATCACTAGTGAATGCTAAAACTGCTGCTCTGAATGGAAACAATCACAGCGAACAAATAAAAGATCAAATAGTGCAGACACTTACTGAAGCTGGTGGTCAGGTTGACTATGTCGAG ATTGTGGAGCAGGAAAACTTGGTGGCTTTGGAGAGGATCGATCGCCCTGCGGCGATCTGTGTTGCGGCATGGTTTGGGAAGGTGAGATTGATCGACAATATGGAGATCCAGACGCACCATCCCGATGGAGGAGCTAGTATTTAG
- the LOC112873470 gene encoding pantoate--beta-alanine ligase-like isoform X2, which yields MAAVAGEPEVIRDKAAMRAWARRRRAEGKTVALVPTMGFLHDGHLSLVSAAAAASATGPVAVVVSIYVNPSQFAPTEDLATYPSDLAGDLRKLAATGAVAAVFCPPDLYVRAGAGGSGGAVSCLEEASCGDGHETWIRVERLEKGLCGSRRPVFFRGVATVVAKLFNIVEPDIAVFGKKDYQQWRVICRMVRDLDFAIDIIGSEIVREADGLAMSSRNVHLSHEEREKIVEQENLVALERIDRPAAICVAAWFGKVRLIDNMEIQTHHPDGGASI from the exons atggcggcggtggcgggcgaGCCGGAGGTGATCCGTGacaaggccgcgatgcgcgcgtgggcgcgccgccgccgcgctgagGGCAAGACCGTCGCGCTCGTCCCAACCATGGGCTTCCTCCACGACGGCCACCTCTCCctcgtctccgccgccgccgcggcgtccgcTACCGGccccgtcgccgtcgtcgtctcCATCTACGTCAACCCCAGCCAGTTCGCCCCCACCGAGGACCTCGCCACCTACCCCTCCGACCTCGCCGGGGACCTCCGCAAGCTCGCCGCCaccggcgccgtcgccgccgtcttCTGCCCCCCGGACCTCTAcgtccgcgccggcgccggcggctccGGGGGCGCGGTGTCATGCCTGGAGGAGGCCAGCTGTGGGGACGGGCACGAGACGTGGATCCGGGTGGAGCGGCTGGAGAAGGGGCTGTGCGGGAGCCGCAGGCCCGTCTTCTTCCGCGGCGTGGCTACCGTCGTCGCCAAGCTCTTCAACATCGTCGAGCCGGACATCGCCGTGTTCGGGAAGAAGGATTATCAGCAGTGGCGCGTCATCTGCCGGATG GTTCGTGATCTTGATTTTGCCATAGACATCATTGGCTCAGAAATAGTGCGAGAAGCTGATGGTCTTGCAATGAGCTCTCGCAACGTACACCTATCACACGAGGAAAGGGAGAAG ATTGTGGAGCAGGAAAACTTGGTGGCTTTGGAGAGGATCGATCGCCCTGCGGCGATCTGTGTTGCGGCATGGTTTGGGAAGGTGAGATTGATCGACAATATGGAGATCCAGACGCACCATCCCGATGGAGGAGCTAGTATTTAG
- the LOC112874866 gene encoding glutamic acid-rich protein-like — translation MSRCFPFPPPGYEKTARPDAQLVSNLQQLDKEKYKEKKHKKDKDKKEGKEKKDKDRSKDKHKDKKDRKEKHKDKKKDKSKDKSRESVEGIERHDGTLHDQKVGESSRKSEENKDLKSREDLVRKIPDEKGAASRPIENYAVSNDRSRGGFSASPAIENERSAVNKMHIHPSNASRKNEGLGQQNININQQKNGTSIRHSENFTTSAQRTAAGFTPAPTMEERVKAGRPLSNTEVTPRKEGIGQRISNISILVRKRTETAYKDVAKKEVGTASPLLPNHANTMHKGNGKVSRPTENTAASMQRFDSPSTSSAAAGIDRGIPRSTIPSPSITIRRPNGMVRSPENLSVSANKPDAGGLSPAMWKEKEHGGRLPQANISADQKLVMSKPPAMDKAADGRAERLEKVRDGAPDVAKKEDKKSDRHEKKKRKEKDKHKEKKKEKEAKKEKAEHNHKEQDKLRENNINYPIDSLHLKPSGPPLAPPVDDGKSVVPDEKKRKNYEMNGYLQNVHDMRPTKLPRPALPNNRVENGTASHVAAPLSSVKPEALNIEKAERLHKKEEKFNGNKQAQQQSSASVDPVAAYENGTPSRKSPHPDCKYLSQIYSIPEAPQMMEWPEHEGEDWLFDLGSSTQLKKASSDADGAPKVWAQALKIDPADVIALPYVIPY, via the exons ATGTCTCGCTGCTTCCCGTTTCCTCCACCAGGATATGAGAAGACCGCGCGCCCCGACGCCCAGCTAGTCTCCAACCTGCAGCAGCTCGACAAG GAGAAATACAAAGAGAAGAAGCATAAGAAGGACAAGGATAAAAAAGAAGGTAAAGAAAAGAAGGATAAAGATAGGAGTAAGGATAAGCACAAAGATAAGAAGGATCGAAAAGAAAAACACAAAGACAAGAAAAAAGACAAGAGCAAAGATAAAAGCAGGGAATCAGTAGAAGGAATTGAAAGACATGATGGGACTCTCCATGATCAGAAGGTCGGAGAGAGCAGCAGGAAATCTGAAGAAAATAAGGATCTTAAGTCCAGGGAGGATTTGGTCAGAAAGATACCGGATGAGAAAGGGGCAGCGAGTCGACCTATTGAAAATTATGCTGTTTCAAATGATAGAAGTCGCGGAGGATTCAGTGCATCACCTGCAATTGAGAATGAAAGATCTGCAGTTAATAAAATGCATATTCACCCTAGTAATGCTTCAAGGAAAAATGAGGGATTGGGTCAGCAGAACATCAACATCAACCAACAGAAGAATGGGACATCGATACGACATTCAGAAAACTTTACCACTTCAgctcaaagaactgctgctggtTTTACACCAGCACCTACGATGGAGGAAAGAGTCAAAGCTGGAAGGCCTCTCTCCAATACTGAAGTCACACCCAGAAAAGAGGGGATTGGACAGCGAATCAGTAACATTAGCATATTGGTTCGGAAGAGAACTGAGACTGCATACAAAGATGTTGCGAAGAAAGAAGTTGGCACCGCCTCTCCATTGCTTCCAAATCATGCTAATACTATGCATAAGGGAAATGGCAAGGTTAGTAGGCCAACGGAGAACACAGCAGCATCTATGCAGAGATTTGACAGTCCATCTACATCCAGTGCAGCAGCGGGGATAGATAGAGGAATACCTAGGTCAACTATCCCAAGCCCAAGCATTACAATTCGGAGGCCAAATGGAATGGTGCGATCACCTGAAAATCTTTCTGTCTCTGCTAATAAGCCTGATGCGGGAGGCCTTTCACCTGCTATGTGGAAGGAAAAGGAACACGGTGGAAGGCTACCGCAGGCTAATATTTCAGCTGATCAGAAACTGGTTATGTCGAAACCTCCAGCTATGGACAAGGCTGCAGATGGAAGAGCTGAAAGATTGGAGAAGGTCAGAGATGGGGCACCTGATGTTGCCAAGAAAGAGGACAAGAAGAGTGATCGGcatgagaaaaagaaaaggaaggagaaAGATAAACACAAAGagaagaaaaaggagaaagaggCAAAGAAGGAGAAAGCAGAACATAATCACAAAGAGCAAGATAAGCTAAGAGAGAACAATATAAATTATCCGATAGATAGTCTTCACTTGAAGCCCTCAGGCCCTCCTTTAGCCCCACCAGTTGATGACGGAAAATCTGTTGTGCCTGATGAGAAGAAGCGAAAGAATTATGAGATGAATGGTTACTTACAAA ACGTTCATGATATGCGGCCTACAAAGTTGCCGAGACCAGCGCTCCCCAACAATCGTGTGGAGAATGGTACAGCATCTCATGTAGCCGCACCACTCTCTTCTGTGAAGCCAGAAGCCCTAAATATTGAAAAGGCTGAAAGGCTCCACAAGAAGGAAGAGAAGTTCAATGGCAACAAACAGGCTCAGCAGCAATCTTCAGCTTCAGTCGATCCAGTGGCTGCTTATGAGAATGGCACACCTTCTAGGAAGTCACCTCACCCTGACTGCAAGTATCTTAGCCAGATATACAGCATTCCTGAAGCACCTCAAATGATGGAATGGCCTGAGCATGAAGGTGAGGACTGGCTGTTCGACCTAGGTAGCAGCACCCAGTTAAAGAAGGCCAGTTCAGACGCTGATGGAGCACCCAAAGTGTGGGCTCAGGCTCTGAAAATTGACCCTGCTGATGTCATTGCTTTACCATATGTCATCCCGTATTAG
- the LOC112875460 gene encoding cyclin-dependent kinase F-3-like isoform X2, with protein MERYKIIREIGDGTCGNVFMAYNVETNEIVAVKKMKRKFFQWEECVSLREVKALQKLIHPNIVKLKEVTMENHELFFIFEHMECNLYDVIRERQVAFSEGDIRNFMVQILQGLAYMHNNGYFHRDLKPENLLVTNGIVKIADFGLAREVSSSPPYTDYVSTRWYRAPEVLLQSSAYTPAIDMWAVGAILAELFTLSPLFPGESETDQLYKICTVLGTPDCTVWPEGMNLPRSSSFKYFQIPPRNLWELIPNASLEAIDLIQRLCSWDPRRRPTAEQALQHPFFNVCNWVPRPVHDAPDTKTNESKAHPKLELNLWDFSTEPDDCFLDLTLSLKPSFPGTDLANHVPQRTEEEILLYSGFENTPGFWPLVPSDRPIGDVPAMPSWQQAYMVDSQSSLPGFSGSPFGLSLQPSLLENHSLAPIRQVNFF; from the exons ATGGAAAG GTACAAAATAATACGGGAGATAGGTGACGGAACCTGTGGGAATGTTTTCATGGCCTATAATGTAGAAACAAATGAAATT GTTGCTGTTAAAAAAATGAAGAGAAAGTTCTTCCAATGGGAAGAATGCGTTAGTCTGCGAGAAGTGAAG GCTCTTCAGAAACTAATTCACCCTAACATTGTGAAGCTGAAGGAGGTGACGATGGAAAACCATGAGCTGTTCTTCATCTTTGAACACATG GAATGTAATTTGTATGATGTTATAAGAGAAAGGCAAGTTGCTTTCTCTGAAGGGGATATACGGAATTTTATGGTCCAAATATTGCAAGGTCTTGCATATATGCATAATAATGGATATTTCCACCGTGATTTGAAACCTG AGAATTTGTTGGTGACAAATGGTATAGTCAAAATTGCTGACTTTGGTTTGGCAAGAGAAGTATCTTCCAGTCCTCCTTACACTGATTATGTTTCCACCAGATG GTATCGGGCACCAGAGGTTCTGCTGCAATCGTCAGCTTACACACCTGCTATTG ACATGTGGGCTGTTGGTGCGATTTTGGCTGAGCTGTTCACATTGTCCCCACTTTTTCCTGGTGAAAG TGAGACAGACCAGCTTTACAAAATATGCACTGTACTTGGGACCCCAGATTGCACTGTGTGGCCAGAGGGAATGAACCTGCCTCGTTCAAGTAGCTTTAAGTATTTTCAG ATTCCTCCAAGAAACTTATGGGAGCTTATTCCTAATGCTTCTTTGGAAGCAATTGATTTGATCCAG CGACTTTGTTCCTGGGATCCACGTAGGAGGCCAACTGCTGAACAAGCATTACAGCATCCGTTCTTTAAT GTGTGCAACTGGGTACCTAGGCCTGTTCATGATGCTCCCGATACAAAAACAAATGAATCTA AAGCACATCCAAAGCTGGAACTGAACCTGTGGGATTTCAGCACAGAACCTGATGACTGTTTCCTTGATTTAACACTCAGTCTAAAGCCAAGTTTTCCTGGAACAG ACCTTGCTAACCATGTTCCACAACGTACAGAAGAG GAAATTCTACTATACTCAGGATTTGAGAATACGCCTG GTTTTTGGCCACTGGTGCCATCAGATCGTCCCATTGGTGATGTTCCAGCCATGCCATCCTGGCAACAGGCGTACATGGTTGACAG CCAGTCGTCATTGCCAGGATTTTCCGGTTCTCCATTCGGGCTGTCGTTACAGCCGAGCCTGTTGGAGAACCATTCACTAGCGCCTATCCGGCAGGTGAATTTCTTCTGA
- the LOC112875460 gene encoding cyclin-dependent kinase F-3-like isoform X1 yields the protein MERYKIIREIGDGTCGNVFMAYNVETNEIVAVKKMKRKFFQWEECVSLREVKALQKLIHPNIVKLKEVTMENHELFFIFEHMECNLYDVIRERQVAFSEGDIRNFMVQILQGLAYMHNNGYFHRDLKPENLLVTNGIVKIADFGLAREVSSSPPYTDYVSTRWYRAPEVLLQSSAYTPAIDMWAVGAILAELFTLSPLFPGESETDQLYKICTVLGTPDCTVWPEGMNLPRSSSFKYFQIPPRNLWELIPNASLEAIDLIQRLCSWDPRRRPTAEQALQHPFFNVCNWVPRPVHDAPDTKTNESKAHPKLELNLWDFSTEPDDCFLDLTLSLKPSFPGTDLANHVPQRTEEEILLYSGFENTPAGFWPLVPSDRPIGDVPAMPSWQQAYMVDSQSSLPGFSGSPFGLSLQPSLLENHSLAPIRQVNFF from the exons ATGGAAAG GTACAAAATAATACGGGAGATAGGTGACGGAACCTGTGGGAATGTTTTCATGGCCTATAATGTAGAAACAAATGAAATT GTTGCTGTTAAAAAAATGAAGAGAAAGTTCTTCCAATGGGAAGAATGCGTTAGTCTGCGAGAAGTGAAG GCTCTTCAGAAACTAATTCACCCTAACATTGTGAAGCTGAAGGAGGTGACGATGGAAAACCATGAGCTGTTCTTCATCTTTGAACACATG GAATGTAATTTGTATGATGTTATAAGAGAAAGGCAAGTTGCTTTCTCTGAAGGGGATATACGGAATTTTATGGTCCAAATATTGCAAGGTCTTGCATATATGCATAATAATGGATATTTCCACCGTGATTTGAAACCTG AGAATTTGTTGGTGACAAATGGTATAGTCAAAATTGCTGACTTTGGTTTGGCAAGAGAAGTATCTTCCAGTCCTCCTTACACTGATTATGTTTCCACCAGATG GTATCGGGCACCAGAGGTTCTGCTGCAATCGTCAGCTTACACACCTGCTATTG ACATGTGGGCTGTTGGTGCGATTTTGGCTGAGCTGTTCACATTGTCCCCACTTTTTCCTGGTGAAAG TGAGACAGACCAGCTTTACAAAATATGCACTGTACTTGGGACCCCAGATTGCACTGTGTGGCCAGAGGGAATGAACCTGCCTCGTTCAAGTAGCTTTAAGTATTTTCAG ATTCCTCCAAGAAACTTATGGGAGCTTATTCCTAATGCTTCTTTGGAAGCAATTGATTTGATCCAG CGACTTTGTTCCTGGGATCCACGTAGGAGGCCAACTGCTGAACAAGCATTACAGCATCCGTTCTTTAAT GTGTGCAACTGGGTACCTAGGCCTGTTCATGATGCTCCCGATACAAAAACAAATGAATCTA AAGCACATCCAAAGCTGGAACTGAACCTGTGGGATTTCAGCACAGAACCTGATGACTGTTTCCTTGATTTAACACTCAGTCTAAAGCCAAGTTTTCCTGGAACAG ACCTTGCTAACCATGTTCCACAACGTACAGAAGAG GAAATTCTACTATACTCAGGATTTGAGAATACGCCTG CAGGTTTTTGGCCACTGGTGCCATCAGATCGTCCCATTGGTGATGTTCCAGCCATGCCATCCTGGCAACAGGCGTACATGGTTGACAG CCAGTCGTCATTGCCAGGATTTTCCGGTTCTCCATTCGGGCTGTCGTTACAGCCGAGCCTGTTGGAGAACCATTCACTAGCGCCTATCCGGCAGGTGAATTTCTTCTGA
- the LOC112877355 gene encoding probable glucan endo-1,3-beta-glucosidase A6, with protein MAMSSPFLTLHLLLVLATTTMVTATTPPTAHFLGVNYGTLGDNLPPPHRGMELARSAGAAAVRFYDANATLLAAAAASGLVFVPSVPNELIPSLAASQRAADAWVAATMLPFRRSPGLSYLFVGNEVLSDPTTRSRWPRLVPAMANVERALRRHGLGRVKVSTTFSMHDLDHQNVFPPSSGVFRPDIADAVMRPLLSFLERTESYLFFDAYTYFTWSANHSIVPLPYALLEPSPGFVYHDPGTGLSYANLLDQMLDAVVAAACRIGHCGVRLALAETGWPTAGDLDQFGANVRNAATYNRNLARHLASGAGTPRRPGMRMPAMVFALFNENLKWGPGTERHWGLFYPNGTAVYEVDLTGRRPLASYPPLPPALNDRPYPGRLWCVVRTDKGPVNETAVREQAAAACADKAGLCDPVRPGGACYLPSTVTAHASYVFSAHWNSFSEDYGGCYFGGLAVETTVDPSHGSCKFPSIVLK; from the exons ATGGCAATGTCGTCGCCGTTCCTCACGCTCCACCTCCTCCTGGTGctcgccaccaccaccatgGTCACCGCGACAACACCACCAACCGCGCACTTCCTGGGCGTCAACTACGGCACACTGGGCGACAACCTCCCGCCCCCGCACCGGGGGATGGAGCTCGCCCGCTCGGcgggggccgccgccgtccgcttCTACGACGCCAACGCCACCCTcctggccgcggccgccgcctcgggcctcGTCTTCGTGCCCAGCGTCCCCAACGAGCTCATCCCGTCCCTCGCCGCCTCCCAGCGCGCCGCGGACGCCTGGGTCGCCGCCACGATGCTCCCGTTCCGCCGCAGCCCGGGCCTCAGCTACCTCTTCGTCGGCAACGAGGTCCTCTCCGACCCCACCACCAGGTCCCGCTGGCCCCGGCTCGTCCCCGCCATGGCCAACGTCGAGCGCGCgctgcgccgccacggcctcgGCCGCGTCAAGGTCAGCACCACGTTCAGCATGCACGACCTCGACCACCAGAACGTCTTCCCGCCGTCCTCCGGCGTGTTCCGGCCCGACATCGCCGACGCCGTCATGCGCCcgctgctctccttcctcgagcGCACCGAGTCCTACCTCTTCTTCGACGCCTACACCTACTTCACCTGGTCGGCGAACCACTCCATCGTGCCGCTCCCCTACGCGCTGCTCGAGCCGTCGCCGGGGTTCGTGTACCACGACCCGGGCACCGGGCTCTCGTACGCCAACCTCCTCGACCAGATGCTCGACGCGGTGGTCGCCGCCGCGTGCCGCATTGGCCACTGCGGCGTGAGGCTGGCGCTGGCCGAGACCGGGTGGCCGACGGCCGGCGACCTGGACCAGTTCGGCGCCAACGTGCGGAACGCGGCCACGTACAACCGCAACCTGGCGCGGCACCTGGCGTCCGGCGCCGGCACGCCGCGGCGGCCCGGGATGCGCATGCCGGCGATGGTGTTCGCGCTCTTCAACGAGAACCTCAAGTGGGGGCCCGGCACGGAGCGGCACTGGGGCCTGTTCTACCCCAACGGCACCGCGGTGTACGAGGTGGACCTCACGGGGCGCCGCCCGCTGGCGTCGtacccgccgctgccgccggcgctGAACGACCGGCCGTACCCGGGGCGCCTGTGGTGCGTGGTGAGGACGGACAAGGGCCCGGTGAACGAGACGGCGGTGagggagcaggcggcggcggcgtgcgctgACAAGGCCGGGCTGTGCGACCCAGTGCGGCCGGGCGGAGCTTGCTACCTGCCCAGCACGGTGACCGCGCACGCGAGCTACGTCTTCAGCGCGCACTGGAACAGCTTCAGCGAGGACTACGGCGGCTGCTACTTCGGCGGCCTCGCCGTGGAGACCACCGTCGATCCCA GCCATGGATCATGCAAATTTCCAAGCATTGTGCTCAAATGA
- the LOC112877204 gene encoding ER membrane protein complex subunit 2-A has translation MAAATAAAVPAATAAEEEARLLRLEEQAEHGGGGAWEYLCLARRLRARRPAHVLRVGLALLNDASARSRLASEQWTLYEQVAVAAMDCQRLDVAKDCIGVLSKQFPGSTRVARLEALLFEAKGEWAEAERAYALILENNPFDQIVHKRKIAIAKAQGDMSLAVDYLNKYLELFMADHDAWRELAETYVSLQMYKQAAFCYEELILAHPTIPLYHIAYAEVLYTMGGLENLQTAKKYYASTIQLTGGKNTRALFGVCLCTSAINQLTKGRNKEEEGSELQSLAAEALLENYKQKAPSKVPLISSMLKNMKLS, from the exons ATGGCGGCTGCGACGGCGGCCGCGGTTCCCGCtgccacggcggcggaggaggaggcgcggctGCTGCGCCTGGAGGAGCAGGcggagcacggcggcggcggcgcctgggAGTACCTCTGCCTtgcccgccgcctccgcgcccgccgccccgcccacgTCCTCCGCGTCGGCCTCGCCCTCCTCAACGACGCCTCCGCGCGCTCCCGCCTCGCCTCAGAAC AGTGGACGCTTTATGAGCAGGTTGCCGTGGCAGCCATGGATTGCCAGCGTCTCGATGTGGCAAAG GACTGTATTGGAGTCCTCTCAAAGCAATTTCCGGGGAGCACCCGAGTTG CCCGGCTAGAAGCTCTTCTATTTGAAGCGAAGGGTGAATGGGCTGAAGCTGAAAGAGCCTACGCGCTAATCCTGGAAAACAATCCATTTGATCAG ATTGTCCACAAGAGGAAAATTGCCATTGCTAAAGCACAAGGCGATATGTCGTTAGCGGTTGATTATCTCAATAAGTATCTGGAATT ATTTATGGCAGATCATGATGCCTGGAGAGAACTTGCTGAAACATATGTTTCCTTACAAAT GTACAAGCAAGCTGCCTTTTGTTATGAGGAGCTAATATTAGCCCACCCAACCATTCCACTTTATCATATAGCCTATGCTGAG GTTCTGTACACTATGGGTGGCTTGGAAAATCTTCAGACAGCTAAGAAGTATTATGCATCAACGATCCAGTTAACTGGAGGCAAGAATACAAGAGCCCTCTTTGGTGTATGTCTG TGTACTTCGGCAATCAATCAGTTGACCAAAGGAAGGAACAAGGAGGAAGAGGGCTCAGAGCTGCAGAGCTTGGCTGCAGAAGCACTGTTGGAGAACTACAAGCAAAAGGCTCCATCAAAGGTGCCCCTTATCAGCAGCATGTTGAAGAACATGAAACTCTCCTGA